In Candida orthopsilosis Co 90-125, chromosome 4 draft sequence, a single genomic region encodes these proteins:
- a CDS encoding Zcf19 zinc-finger protein encodes MNLPTLETTSLSPSESEPESNQQKKRRVTKPPDSAASAHETRKLAQASRTLRACELCRKQKTRCFRSPEYPTSCLRCRFLSKTCSFKLEEEETPESSQPVSNEGDPRVGLILEKVNELLNIVKSGRVGNEQGGEEHLINNDARLLLETASSMQTHHQVNSNSLLNVEILEQTTPEFQSATQSFITSPFAIIKNQMKDVHCPAPIQNLYQSENNVILNRPGNIIELGIMTEKEVIDVVGNFRRNYGRWVSFPNTLSTEHLVKDLQEKSPLLLTTCCCISYRYSADTNRDNQQRIVRLVKVLIKELNHNFTRFTSFTNNDYGLVEFFQSLAVLSLYAVSISSVVTGIDHGDPELAGFNLDPWQLSSIGITTFLTKSTFQLFKTKRNNTDNGYETLTILRIYNHLCLVHLINCIFSGRICILDDARIRYCTSALTLFNATNFDGRMVAEINILHITYKYLQRNDDVNTPQSLYDFQFNEVIKEVQTWLQNWEYLIQQPALQFAEFNYHFCSVLIYLAYSFQKMQQGGSDLNRYLQQDVLDSILEQCSPQNLLVMYQHACDILDHVKQITSESYFAYLSDQIHFCFYFSGVLLSRILHLAITHDLAHIEEFKDIKTKRGLTRQLQPIVSLSKKIDGFLSTSDPVILAKYNEGLKHCIDEVLNA; translated from the coding sequence ATGAATCTCCCCACATTAGAAACAACCTCCCTTTCACCCTCCGAGTCCGAACCCGAGTCGAATCAGCAGAAAAAGCGCCGCGTTACGAAACCACCCGATTCTGCGGCTTCAGCACACGAAACGAGAAAATTAGCTCAAGCGTCAAGAACTCTTCGGGCTTGTGAATTATGTCGCAAACAAAAAACTCGTTGTTTTAGATCACCCGAATATCCCACATCATGTTTACGGTGTCGGTTCCTTAGCAAAACTTGTTCTTTCAAGTTGGAAGAGGAGGAAACACCAGAATCACTGCAACCTGTCTCTAATGAAGGTGATCCAAGGGTAGGATTAATCTTGGAAAAGGTTAAtgagttgttgaatataGTTAAAAGTGGACGCGTTGGTAATGAGCAGGGCGGAGAGGaacatttgataaataaTGATGCTcgattgttgttggaaacGGCCAGTTCCATGCAAACCCATCATCAAGTCAATTCGAATTCATTATTGAATGTTGAGATTTTGGAACAAACTACACCCGAATTTCAAAGTGCTACACAAAGCTTTATAACATCACCATTTGCCATaatcaagaatcaaatGAAGGACGTACATTGTCCAGctccaattcaaaatttataTCAATCAGAAAACAATGTGATATTGAATAGGCCTGGTAACATTATTGAGTTGGGAATCATGACTGAAAAGGAAGTGATAGATGTGGTTGGCAATTTCAGAAGAAATTATGGTCGTTGGGTATCGTTTCCCAACACTTTATCCACTGAGCATCTAGTCAAGGATCTTCAAGAGAAATCACCACTACTTTTAACGACATGTTGCTGTATCAGTTATCGTTATTCTGCTGATACTAATCGTGATAATCAACAACGAATTGTACGATTGGTCAAGGTTCTTATCAAGGAGCTCAATCATAATTTTACTAGATTCACATCGTTTACAAATAATGATTATGGgttggttgaatttttccaaagtcTTGCAGTGTTGAGTTTATATGCcgtttcaatatcatctgTTGTGACTGGTATAGATCATGGTGATCCTGAATTGGCTGGATTTAACTTGGACCCGTGGCAATTGTCAAGTATTGGTATCACTACTTTCCTCACAAAGTCAActttccaattgttcaaaacaaagagaaataATACAGATAATGGTTATGAAACTTTGACGATACTACGCATCTATAATCATTTGTGTTTGGTCCACCTCAtaaattgtattttttcAGGAAGAATATGTATCCTAGATGATGCGAGAATTCGCTATTGCACATCAGCATTGACCTTGTTTAATGCCACGAACTTTGATGGACGTATGGTGGCAGAGATCAATATTCTTCATATAACTTATAAATACCTTCAAAGAAATGACGATGTCAACACTCCACAAAGTTTGtatgattttcaattcaatgaagTTATCAAAGAAGTTCAAACATGGcttcaaaattgggaaTATTTGATCCAACAACCAGCTTTACAATTTGCGGAGTTCAATTATCATTTTTGTTCAGTATTGATCTATCTTGCGTatagttttcaaaagatgCAACAAGGTGGAAGTGACTTGAACAGGTATCTTCAGCAGGATGTCTTGGACCTGATTTTAGAGCAATGTCTGCCACAGAATCTACTTGTGATGTATCAGCATGCATGTGATATCCTTGATCACGTTAAACAAATCACCAGTGAGTCGTACTTTGCTTACCTATCggatcaaattcatttttgcTTCTACTTTAGTGGTGTGCTTCTTTCTAGGATTTTGCATCTTGCTATTACGCATGACCTAGCGCATATTGAGGAATTTAAGGatatcaaaaccaaaagagGACTTACACGACAGTTGCAACCTATTGTCAGTTTGTcgaaaaagattgatggATTCTTATCAACCTCTGACCCGGTCATCCTAGCTAAATATAATGAAGGTTTAAAGCATTgcattgatgaagtattAAATGCTTAA
- a CDS encoding Fgr50 protein, producing MGLVSIWATEETGGEKPSGAKLETPKGGKLGNKWSKPITSTSKLESQWASNSSDTKEESNTHSKKGRGDRSSYKHDNDTPRFNKTSDRAHGLKSYQDKDHRRRHQKGQRTDNSLHGKHIDHETFQAPVANAIDDSDEETVVSDKLYAKGPMTKAAQSLAARITIEPKRSETDADDTTAWKEVSDDDEVKEKEAGRLKKPTQGKSLATRLDNLSFKEAKHKTTDAGSSRTKERRGMKKDVHKQPSDRLAKGNKTTKPGAEKVNPIDEQAAKEREEKEKVELLKMIEEFESKKIDWASFEE from the coding sequence ATGGGATTGGTCTCGATATGGGCAACTGAAGAAACGGGGGGAGAGAAACCAAGTGGCGCCAAGCTAGAAACCCCAAAGGGGGGAAAGTTGGGAAACAAATGGAGTAAACCAATAACGCTGACATCAAAATTAGAAAGTCAATGGGCGAGTAATAGTAGCGACACCAAAGAAGAGAGCAACACCCATTCGAAGAAGGGTAGAGGAGATAGGAGCTCTTACAAGCACGACAACGATACCCCACGCTTCAACAAGACAAGTGATAGAGCACATGGACTCAAATCTTATCAAGATAAGGATCACCGAAGACGACATCAGAAGGGCCAACGCACCGACAATAGTCTACATGGAAAGCACATAGACCATGAAACGTTCCAAGCACCTGTGGCTAACGCTATAGATGACtcagatgaagaaacaGTTGTTTCGGATAAATTGTATGCTAAAGGACCCATGACCAAAGCTGCACAATCTTTGGCTGCTAGAATTACAATTGAGCCTAAAAGAAGTGAGACAGATGCAGATGACACCACTGCTTGGAAAGAGGTTAGTGATGACGATGAggtgaaagaaaaagaggcAGGAAGATTAAAGAAGCCAACGCAGGGTAAGTCATTGGCCACACGATTGGACAACTTGAGCTTCAAAGAAGCTAAACACAAAACAACGGACGCAGGCTCATCCAGGACAAAAGAACGAAGGGGAATGAAGAAAGATGTACACAAACAACCATCGGATCGACTTGCGAAAGGAAATAAAACCACAAAGCCAGGCGCGGAGAAGGTAAACCCGATAGATGAACAAGCAGCCAAAGAGAGAGaggagaaagagaaagtaGAATTGCTTAAGATgattgaagagtttgaaaGTAAAAAGATCGATTGGGCTAGTTTTGAGGAGTAG
- a CDS encoding Arc40 protein (protein similar to S. cerevisiae Arc40p, which involved in actin filament organization in S. cerevisiae), translating into MSKVPAIYQLGHLPIKDHVFSPDRTILAITKENLVEIYKVDPNNLSTKPKLVAQLRDHDKTVTSVDISPDGSRILTCSQDRNASVWEYENGEFKPTLVLLRINRAATVCRWSPDGQKFAVGSGDRVIAVCYYEQENDWWVSKHLKKPIKSTITTIDWHPNGVLLASGSTDGHIRVFSGYIKGIDAKPEPSVWGTKLPFQTLCGDFTNETNAWVHGVKFSPDGNALAWVSHDSSIGVVYPQGEGLEPKSILNVKTNYLPFKSVVWTSDNSVVVGGFNCNLVVFKGNEQNWQEAYQIEEQKDLTKEPPKVNGDDEEEEISSHQALNMFKQMDLKGRANKPSGGHGKAAKALTTIHQNTIVSIKNFANGQVSTSGIDGKVVIFNV; encoded by the coding sequence ATGTCAAAAGTTCCAGCtatttatcaattgggTCACTTACCCATCAAAGACCACGTTTTCTCCCCCGACCGCACCATATTAGCAATCACTAAAGAAAACTTGGTGGAAATTTACAAGGTTGACCCCAACAACTTATCCACCAAACCCAAATTAGTTGCTCAGTTGCGTGATCACGACAAGACTGTCACCTCGGTTGACATTTCGCCTGATGGATCAAGAATCTTAACTTGCTCTCAAGATAGAAATGCTTCAGTTTGGGAATACGAAAATGGAGAGTTTAAACCAACATTGGTCTTGTTGCGTATCAACAGAGCTGCTACAGTTTGTAGATGGTCACCGGATGGACAGAAATTTGCTGTTGGATCTGGAGACAGAGTGATTGCTGTTTGTTACTACGAACAAGAAAATGATTGGTGGGTATCAAAACATTTAAAAAAGCCAATTAAATCTACCATCACCACTATTGATTGGCATCCAAATGGTGTCTTGTTGGCCAGTGGGTCTACTGATGGGCATATCAGAGTCTTTAGTGGTTACATTAAAGGCATTGATGCTAAACCAGAACCAAGTGTATGGGGTACTAAATTACCCTTTCAAACATTATGTGGTGATTTTACCAATGAAACAAATGCATGGGTACATGGTGTCAAGTTTAGTCCTGATGGAAATGCGTTGGCTTGGGTCTCTCACGATTCTTCAATTGGAGTTGTTTACCCACAAGGAGAAGGACTTGAACCAAAGTCTATTTTAAATGTCAAGACAAACTATTTACCATTCAAGTCAGTTGTTTGGACTTCAGACAAttcagttgttgttggaggATTCAACTGTAACTTAGTTGTGTTCAAAGGTAATGAACAAAATTGGCAAGAGGCTTACCAAATTGAGGAACAAAAGGATTTGACTAAGGAACCGCCAAAGGTTAATGGcgatgacgaagaagaggaaatcTCTTCTCATCAAGCTTTGAATATGTTTAAGCAAATGGATTTGAAAGGTAGAGCTAATAAGCCAAGTGGTGGACATGGAAAGGCAGCTAAAGCTTTGACCACTATTCATCAAAATACCATCGTCAGTATTAAAAACTTTGCTAATGGTCAAGTTTCAACATCAGGTATTGATGGTAAAGTAGTCATCTTCAACGTATAG
- a CDS encoding Ade13 adenylosuccinate lyase produces MVSEYDKYATPLSSRYASEEMSAIFSLRNRFSTWRKLWLNLAKAEKEVGLDMITDEAIEQMSKHLTITDKEIQDAAVEESKVRHDVMAHVHVFGETCPAAAGIIHLGATSCFVTDNADLIFLRDAYDILIPKLVNVIDRLSKFALEYKDLPVLGWTHFQPAQLTTVGKRATLWLQELLWDLRNFVRARNDIGLRGVKGTTGTQASFLSLFHGDHDKVEELDKRVVELLGFDTVYPVTGQTYSRKIDIDVLAPLASFGATAHKFATDVRLLANLKEIEEPFEKSQIGSSAMAYKRNPMRCERVCSLARHLGGLFNDAVQTASVQWFERTLDDSAIRRISLPSAFLTVDILLSTMLNITSGLVVYPKVIERRINSELPFMATENIIMAMVEKGGSRQDCHEEIRVLSHQASAVVKQEGGDNDLIERVRNTEYFKPIWGELDELLNPSTFVGRAPQQTEKFVKQDVAEALEPFEKYITEEQVALKV; encoded by the coding sequence ATGGTTTCCGAATACGACAAATATGCCACTCCATTATCCTCAAGATATGCATCTGAGGAGATGTCGGCAATTTTTTCCCTCAGAAATAGGTTTTCCACGTGGCGTAAATTGTGGTTAAATTTAGCCAAAGCTGAAAAGGAAGTTGGATTAGATATGATTACCGACGAGgcaattgaacaaatgtCAAAACACTTGACTATTACTGATAAAGAAATTCAAGATGCTGCTGTTGAAGAAAGTAAAGTGCGTCATGATGTTATGGCACATGTTCATGTTTTTGGTGAAACCTGTCCCGCAGCAGCTGGTATTATTCATTTAGGTGCAACGTCATGTTTTGTTACTGATAATGCTGATTTAATCTTTTTAAGAGATGCCTATGATATTTTAATTCCTAAATTGGTTAATGTTATTGACAGATTGAGTAAATTTGCTTTGGAATATAAGGATTTGCCGGTATTGGGATGGACTCATTTCCAACCAGCTCAATTAACAACTGTTGGTAAAAGAGCCACTTTATGGTTACAGGAATTATTATGGGATTTGAGAAACTTTGTCAGAGCTAGAAATGACATTGGATTAAGAGGTGTTAAAGGTACAACGGGTACTCAAGCGTCCTTCTTGTCATTGTTCCATGGTGATCatgataaagttgaagaattggacaaacgtgttgttgaattattAGGATTCGATACTGTTTATCCAGTCACCGGACAAACATATTCTCGTaagattgatattgatgtaTTGGCACCATTGGCCAGTTTTGGTGCTACTGCTCATAAATTTGCCACTGATGTTAGGTTATTGGCCAATTTAAAGGAGATTGAAGAgccatttgaaaaatcacaAATTGGATCCAGTGCCATGGCTTATAAACGTAATCCAATGAGATGTGAACGTGTTTGTTCATTGGCTAGACACTTGGGTGGGTTGTTTAACGATGCAGTTCAAACTGCTTCAGTACAATGGTTTGAAAGAACTTTAGATGACTCAGCAATTAGAAGAATCAGCTTACCTTCAGCATTTTTAActgttgatattttgttgtcaacaatgttgaacaTTACATCAGGTTTAGTTGTTTATCCAAAAGTTATTGAACGTAGAATCAACTCAGAATTACCATTTATGGCTACAGAAAACATTATCATGGCAATGGTTGAAAAAGGTGGATCAAGACAAGATTGCCATGAGGAAATCAGAGTTTTGTCTCATCAAGCTTCAGCCGTGGTTAAACAAGAAGGTGGtgataatgatttgattgaacgTGTTAGAAACACTGAATACTTCAAACCTATTTGGGgtgaattggatgaattaTTGAATCCAAGTACTTTTGTTGGTAGAGCTCCTCAACAAACTGAAAAGTTCGTCAAGCAAGATGTTGCCGAAGCTTTGGAACCTTTTGAAAAGTACATTACTGAAGAGCAAGTTGCATTGAAGGTTTAA